Proteins from a genomic interval of Fervidobacterium gondwanense DSM 13020:
- a CDS encoding glycine--tRNA ligase subunit alpha produces MYLQDVIKTLDEFWAKQGCFIEQPYDMEMGAGTFHTSTFFGVFRNRPWNVAFVQPSRRPTDGRYGENPNRMQRFYQYQVILKPHPEKSQELYLESLKALGINPKEHDIRFVEDNWESPTLGAWGIGWEVWLDGMEITQFTYFQQVGGISLKEIPLEITYGVERIAMYLQGVDNVYDVMWNKDVKYGELFKENERQFSIYNFEEADTDSLFTLYDIYRKQFDKLIEKSLVFPAYEQLLKCSHTFNLLDARNAISVAQRQTFIRDIRTMASKCAKMYVETEGGSDDKQ; encoded by the coding sequence GTGTACTTACAAGATGTTATTAAAACTTTGGATGAGTTTTGGGCAAAGCAAGGTTGTTTCATTGAACAACCATACGATATGGAAATGGGAGCAGGAACGTTCCACACCTCGACATTCTTTGGAGTATTTAGAAACAGGCCGTGGAACGTTGCATTTGTCCAGCCAAGCAGAAGACCTACAGACGGAAGATATGGTGAAAACCCAAATAGAATGCAAAGATTTTACCAGTACCAAGTAATTCTGAAACCACATCCGGAAAAATCGCAAGAACTGTACCTTGAATCACTGAAGGCTCTCGGTATAAATCCAAAAGAACACGATATAAGGTTTGTTGAGGACAATTGGGAATCTCCAACGCTTGGTGCCTGGGGAATCGGCTGGGAAGTCTGGCTCGATGGTATGGAGATAACCCAGTTTACATATTTCCAGCAAGTTGGTGGGATCTCCCTAAAAGAGATACCACTTGAGATAACGTACGGTGTTGAAAGGATAGCTATGTATCTGCAAGGTGTTGACAACGTTTATGATGTCATGTGGAATAAGGACGTGAAGTATGGAGAACTTTTCAAAGAGAACGAAAGGCAGTTCTCGATATACAACTTTGAAGAAGCCGATACGGACTCGTTATTCACGTTGTACGACATCTACAGAAAGCAATTTGATAAACTCATAGAAAAAAGTTTAGTATTTCCTGCCTACGAGCAGTTGCTCAAATGCTCTCACACGTTTAACTTGCTTGATGCGAGGAACGCTATCAGCGTAGCTCAGAGGCAGACTTTCATAAGGGACATAAGGACAATGGCGAGCAAGTGTGCGAAGATGTACGTTGAGACGGAGGGTGGTTCTGATGATAAACAATGA
- a CDS encoding AEC family transporter has product MISQAFNAVLPSFLMMFVGFVYGRIFRNSDIDIFNKVATWLMAPLITFTFMNDYVPTADVLLKYALGFSIMFLISFMLSRLHKIDREVFFTGNVYVNSGYLGYPVLLALWGEKALALGVVYSFVNVFFGSTFLPALIRGKLELKNIFKLPFLYAIILGWVLGAFGISYKQLPGGVLTTFNWIKEMAIPFLLLQVGLGISRIEFARSDIKSYAQMVIERLILIPLVLYPLGFIFKGLEAKVFLLECAMPIGVNSVVVLGAFKKDLVPKAGVSVAVTTLFSLITLPLWAYIFEKVFG; this is encoded by the coding sequence GTGATATCACAAGCCTTTAATGCAGTTCTGCCCTCATTTTTGATGATGTTTGTTGGATTTGTCTACGGGAGAATTTTCAGAAACAGCGATATAGATATTTTCAATAAAGTAGCGACATGGTTGATGGCCCCGCTGATTACGTTTACTTTTATGAACGACTACGTGCCAACTGCAGACGTTTTACTTAAGTATGCTTTGGGTTTTTCGATAATGTTTTTGATTTCTTTCATGCTCTCAAGGTTACACAAGATTGATAGAGAAGTCTTCTTCACAGGAAATGTCTATGTGAACTCTGGTTATCTTGGATATCCAGTACTACTAGCACTGTGGGGAGAGAAAGCATTAGCGCTTGGCGTTGTTTACTCATTTGTTAATGTATTTTTCGGCAGCACGTTCTTACCAGCACTGATAAGAGGAAAATTAGAATTGAAGAATATATTTAAATTACCATTCTTGTATGCTATTATCTTAGGTTGGGTGCTTGGCGCGTTTGGGATATCTTACAAACAACTACCAGGCGGAGTTCTTACGACGTTTAACTGGATAAAAGAGATGGCGATTCCTTTCTTGCTTTTACAAGTTGGCTTGGGGATTTCAAGGATTGAATTCGCAAGGTCTGACATCAAGAGTTATGCACAAATGGTAATTGAACGACTGATACTGATTCCGCTCGTGTTATATCCGTTAGGATTCATTTTTAAAGGACTTGAAGCGAAGGTCTTTCTTTTGGAGTGTGCGATGCCCATAGGTGTCAACAGTGTAGTTGTTCTCGGTGCATTTAAAAAGGACCTTGTTCCAAAAGCCGGTGTCAGTGTTGCTGTCACAACACTGTTTTCTTTAATAACCTTGCCATTATGGGCTTATATCTTCGAGAAAGTGTTTGGATGA
- a CDS encoding C40 family peptidase, whose amino-acid sequence MEKLYGVVINPVTDVRSEPKFKSERVHQLVFGEFVEILKEENDYVYASDIRLNYRGFINKHTLYLLTLEEYRELSRFEQVKISAPFCRTSGVISYMLPFGSRLYRDGDTFLLPDGRSYSLLDAPTVETKDVVEISLQFLGIPYLWGGTSSYGFDCSGFVNRLYDVLGIDIPRDANQQEEYLESAESPKSGDLLFMKGHVMLYMSENKVIHANGHHMCVSITDLEKEEYGRYLKSQVRKVGTIKSM is encoded by the coding sequence TTGGAAAAGTTGTACGGAGTTGTTATTAATCCCGTTACAGATGTGAGATCTGAACCTAAGTTCAAGAGTGAAAGAGTACACCAGCTCGTTTTCGGTGAGTTTGTTGAAATACTGAAAGAGGAAAATGATTATGTCTATGCAAGTGATATTAGGTTAAACTACAGAGGGTTTATAAACAAGCATACATTATATTTGCTTACTCTTGAAGAATATCGGGAACTATCAAGATTCGAACAGGTGAAGATTTCAGCACCATTTTGCAGAACATCCGGTGTGATTTCTTATATGCTTCCGTTTGGTAGTAGACTGTATCGAGACGGTGATACCTTCTTGTTACCGGATGGGAGAAGTTATTCGCTATTAGATGCACCAACTGTCGAGACTAAAGATGTTGTAGAGATATCTTTACAGTTCTTAGGTATTCCGTATTTATGGGGTGGCACTTCCTCGTACGGTTTCGATTGTTCAGGATTCGTTAATAGACTTTACGATGTGTTAGGAATAGACATCCCAAGAGATGCCAATCAACAGGAAGAATATCTCGAGAGCGCAGAATCCCCAAAAAGTGGTGACCTATTATTTATGAAAGGACACGTGATGCTGTATATGAGTGAAAATAAGGTTATACATGCCAACGGACACCATATGTGCGTTTCGATAACCGACTTAGAAAAGGAAGAGTACGGGAGGTATCTTAAAAGCCAAGTAAGGAAGGTTGGCACGATTAAATCGATGTGA
- a CDS encoding ABC transporter substrate-binding protein yields the protein MRKVWFLLATILLLSLAGVVLAETAKITIWAWDPNFNIAIMNEAAARYKKINPNVEFEIVSMAKADVEQKLNTILASGVKTGLPEIVLIEDYNAQKYLQSYPGAFADLTKQFNYSEFAPYKVKLMTLNNKVYGVPFDSGVAGFFYRRDYLEQAGFKPSDLENITWDRFIEIGKVVKAKTGKYMIGADPFDGGLMRILLQSAGSWYFDSKGKPYIANNPVLKEAVKLYKEIRDSGIAKEVSGWNEWVAAFNNGDVATVVTGVWIVGSIKAEKSQSGKWGLAPVPRMNIKESVNASNLGGSSWYVLQNSKYRDVAIDFLKKIYARDSEFYQKILIDRGAVGTWLPAQGGSAYKAKDPFFGNDAIYVKFSEWMKKIPSVDYGVYTYEADAAIMSVMPDVYSGKLSIDEALKKAEQQFLNSIK from the coding sequence ATGAGAAAAGTGTGGTTCTTGTTAGCTACGATTCTTTTGCTTAGCCTCGCAGGTGTTGTACTTGCTGAAACAGCAAAAATTACAATCTGGGCTTGGGACCCGAACTTCAACATCGCAATCATGAACGAAGCCGCTGCACGATACAAAAAGATCAACCCAAATGTCGAGTTTGAAATCGTAAGCATGGCGAAAGCAGACGTTGAACAGAAGCTGAATACAATATTGGCTTCTGGTGTGAAGACAGGTTTACCAGAAATAGTTTTGATCGAAGACTATAACGCACAAAAATACCTTCAATCATATCCGGGTGCATTCGCCGACTTAACAAAACAATTCAACTACTCTGAATTTGCACCATACAAGGTTAAGCTGATGACATTGAACAACAAAGTGTACGGTGTTCCATTCGATTCTGGCGTTGCAGGTTTCTTCTACAGAAGAGATTACTTGGAACAGGCAGGATTCAAACCATCAGACCTTGAAAATATCACTTGGGATAGATTCATAGAGATAGGAAAGGTCGTCAAAGCGAAGACTGGAAAATACATGATAGGAGCAGATCCATTTGACGGCGGATTAATGAGAATTCTCCTCCAATCAGCGGGTTCATGGTACTTCGATAGCAAAGGAAAACCATACATTGCAAATAACCCTGTTCTCAAAGAAGCCGTAAAACTTTATAAGGAAATAAGGGATTCAGGTATCGCAAAAGAAGTTTCAGGATGGAACGAATGGGTTGCTGCATTTAATAATGGCGATGTTGCGACGGTTGTGACGGGTGTCTGGATCGTAGGTTCTATAAAAGCTGAAAAGAGCCAGAGCGGAAAATGGGGGCTTGCACCAGTTCCAAGAATGAATATCAAAGAGTCCGTTAACGCGTCGAACCTCGGTGGTTCAAGTTGGTACGTACTCCAGAACAGCAAATATAGAGATGTTGCGATTGACTTCTTAAAGAAGATCTACGCAAGAGATTCTGAATTCTACCAGAAGATTCTGATCGATAGGGGAGCAGTTGGCACTTGGTTGCCAGCACAAGGCGGTTCAGCATATAAAGCAAAAGATCCATTCTTTGGAAACGATGCAATATACGTTAAATTCTCAGAATGGATGAAGAAGATTCCAAGCGTTGATTACGGTGTTTACACGTACGAGGCAGATGCTGCAATAATGAGCGTAATGCCTGATGTGTACTCTGGAAAGCTATCAATCGACGAGGCGTTGAAGAAAGCAGAACAACAATTCCTCAACAGTATAAAGTAA
- a CDS encoding carbohydrate ABC transporter permease, giving the protein MTFRTKKTGIEKVWNRWGWIFISLMLFGIALFIFYPIVYSLYLSTFSTRGFLKTFVGFGNYIRLIQDSYFILALKNVLIILVIQVPIMLLLALVFATLLNDPRLKFKGIYRTALFLPAVTSLVAYTILFRMMFSNEGLINNFLLSVGIIKEPIRWLLDPFWAKVTLIIALTWRWTGYNMMFYLAGLQNIPTEVYEAAEIDGASKTVQFFKITIPLLRPIILFTTITSTIGTLQLFDEPMNLAAGVVTGSSVGPGNSLLTPSVYIYNVCFKYSPNFGYASAISYVIVLIAAVLAIIQFKVAGERK; this is encoded by the coding sequence ATGACTTTTAGAACCAAGAAGACAGGGATTGAAAAAGTTTGGAATAGATGGGGCTGGATTTTCATAAGTTTGATGTTGTTCGGGATTGCACTCTTCATTTTTTATCCGATTGTTTATTCTTTGTATCTTTCAACCTTTTCAACACGCGGCTTTTTGAAAACTTTCGTTGGATTCGGAAACTACATACGTTTAATCCAAGATTCGTACTTTATCCTCGCTTTGAAAAATGTCTTGATCATATTAGTAATCCAAGTGCCTATAATGCTTTTACTTGCATTGGTGTTTGCAACCCTACTAAACGACCCGAGGTTGAAGTTTAAAGGTATTTACAGAACCGCTCTGTTTTTGCCAGCGGTGACCTCTCTTGTTGCATACACGATATTGTTCAGGATGATGTTCAGTAACGAAGGACTTATAAACAACTTTTTGCTTTCGGTCGGGATTATAAAGGAACCGATAAGATGGCTATTGGATCCATTCTGGGCAAAGGTAACTCTAATCATCGCTCTAACCTGGCGTTGGACTGGTTACAATATGATGTTCTACTTGGCGGGGCTTCAGAACATTCCAACTGAAGTTTATGAAGCAGCAGAAATAGACGGAGCTTCAAAAACTGTTCAGTTCTTTAAGATCACAATTCCATTGCTGAGACCTATAATACTTTTTACCACTATCACTTCAACTATAGGAACTCTACAACTTTTCGATGAACCGATGAACCTTGCAGCAGGTGTCGTGACTGGCTCGAGTGTTGGACCTGGCAATTCACTCCTCACACCGTCAGTCTACATTTACAACGTATGTTTCAAGTACTCTCCAAACTTTGGTTACGCATCTGCAATATCTTACGTAATAGTTTTAATCGCCGCAGTTCTTGCTATCATACAGTTTAAAGTGGCAGGTGAAAGAAAATGA
- a CDS encoding carbohydrate ABC transporter permease, giving the protein MRRKLRYLFIYIFLTLSAFISVFPFFWMIVGSTNKSVDVIKGKLTPGNQFLINFKNLWDNYNLGTVLLNSAKISALVVIFSVIVSSMAGYGFEMYVSKARNRLYGLMLLTLMIPLAALMVPLFRLMYFFNLIDSHWGVILPLIPSVFLTFFFRQSFSQYPKEIVMAARVDGANELRIFFSIVLPSMKSAYAAAAIYAFMTSWNAYLWPLVIIQSEQKKTMVLLISNLASGYTPDFGVVMMAVVIATLPMLIVFFSLQRYFVQGVLGSVKQ; this is encoded by the coding sequence ATGAGAAGGAAATTGAGATACCTCTTCATATACATATTTCTCACATTGTCAGCTTTCATATCGGTTTTTCCATTCTTTTGGATGATCGTCGGGAGCACGAATAAGTCTGTTGATGTTATAAAAGGGAAACTCACTCCCGGAAATCAATTCCTAATTAATTTCAAGAACTTATGGGATAATTATAATCTCGGAACAGTGCTGCTCAACTCTGCAAAGATATCAGCTTTAGTCGTTATCTTTTCAGTTATAGTCTCATCAATGGCAGGTTATGGCTTTGAAATGTACGTTTCGAAAGCACGAAATAGACTGTACGGATTGATGCTATTAACTTTGATGATACCTTTGGCTGCGCTGATGGTTCCACTTTTCAGGCTAATGTACTTTTTCAACCTCATCGATTCACACTGGGGTGTTATACTTCCTCTCATTCCTTCAGTCTTTCTAACGTTCTTCTTCAGACAGAGCTTTAGTCAGTATCCAAAGGAAATAGTCATGGCTGCAAGAGTCGATGGAGCAAATGAATTAAGAATATTCTTTTCTATCGTTTTGCCATCAATGAAATCTGCATATGCTGCGGCTGCTATTTACGCCTTCATGACAAGCTGGAACGCTTATCTCTGGCCACTTGTGATTATTCAGAGCGAACAAAAGAAGACCATGGTACTCTTAATCTCCAATCTTGCCTCTGGTTATACACCTGACTTTGGTGTTGTAATGATGGCTGTTGTTATAGCCACTTTACCGATGCTGATTGTCTTCTTCTCGCTGCAAAGATACTTCGTCCAAGGTGTTTTGGGGTCTGTAAAGCAGTAG
- a CDS encoding alpha/beta hydrolase family protein — protein MRKFTIYNDDKTIKRILVLKLILYVISLVIGLSNFLLLLLILFILNIPLLRKSVFGRLPTDTKVLRKSGVLRFYESYEYLPKLKLDIYYPVEYFRKNVPEMTQDVKEDVLRSAKGIVLFAHGGGWITGYRRQPNNTSWYRYLVSEGFIVATIDYERGYKAGIEQLVDELEIALQFVKGIMKKQGVDRKISLMGLSAGGHLALLTASRFPEDVDRVVAYYAPCDLLDIWKSPSIFARIAAATTLKRLPNKDRYIYEKYSPLNSVNEKFPSTLLVHGLKDSVVSFHSSVKMFKKLRENGITSKLLLHPSGEHGFEFVLRDKRTIDIIEKTSVFLEGQVW, from the coding sequence GTGAGAAAATTCACTATTTATAATGATGATAAGACAATCAAGAGAATACTTGTTTTGAAATTAATCTTATACGTTATTTCACTAGTTATTGGTCTTAGCAATTTTTTGCTACTTTTGTTGATACTCTTTATCCTAAATATACCACTCCTCAGAAAGTCGGTATTCGGTCGTCTCCCAACAGATACGAAGGTTCTTAGAAAAAGTGGTGTATTGAGATTTTACGAAAGCTATGAGTACTTGCCAAAACTCAAACTTGACATATATTATCCCGTAGAGTATTTTCGCAAGAACGTTCCTGAAATGACGCAAGATGTGAAGGAAGACGTCTTAAGATCGGCAAAAGGTATAGTTCTCTTTGCACACGGTGGCGGTTGGATAACAGGTTATCGAAGACAACCAAACAACACTTCATGGTACAGATACCTGGTAAGTGAAGGTTTTATCGTTGCAACAATCGATTATGAAAGAGGCTACAAAGCAGGTATAGAGCAGTTGGTCGATGAGTTGGAGATCGCATTGCAATTCGTAAAAGGTATCATGAAAAAGCAGGGAGTTGACCGAAAGATTTCTTTGATGGGGTTGTCGGCGGGAGGTCATTTAGCTCTCCTAACAGCAAGTAGGTTTCCCGAGGATGTGGATAGAGTTGTTGCATACTATGCACCATGCGATTTGCTGGATATCTGGAAATCACCTTCCATTTTTGCACGTATAGCGGCTGCTACAACTTTAAAGAGGTTACCAAATAAGGATAGATATATATATGAAAAGTATTCTCCTTTAAATAGCGTGAATGAAAAGTTTCCAAGTACTTTACTCGTTCACGGACTGAAGGATTCCGTGGTATCTTTTCACTCTTCGGTAAAGATGTTCAAAAAGCTTAGAGAAAATGGAATAACATCAAAGCTTCTCTTACACCCTTCCGGCGAGCACGGATTCGAATTCGTGTTGAGAGACAAGAGAACTATTGATATAATTGAAAAGACAAGCGTTTTCTTGGAGGGACAAGTATGGTAA
- a CDS encoding alpha/beta hydrolase, whose product MVSFEYTGKIKDYTQGYIMKSKRFRGIFTRFHTLYPNPEKGTEIVEYYLFDPKEEPVGILFILHGLGTSNIPFLLWMATHLANANVRVVMPILPGNFTRVAHGSVSGKDFFDTDVEKATKFWEQSVVDVLTIVDHVKDQGLWIDNSHLFGFCLGGMVSVMINAFRNDFKRTILMTVGGEMATLMWHSPTLAYFRRSVEKLKAGGKIKHFIDDQKKFKEIFAQQLAELEKFRSVEEMQNSDIHPYLKLDPIAYAQFVDKSKIVFVEALFDKALPLRSRKLLWEALGRPRRYIIPSGHVTWLPFGFIVARFILQNMGIREFKKQMELLKKIELEEKK is encoded by the coding sequence ATGGTAAGCTTTGAATATACCGGTAAGATTAAAGATTATACTCAAGGATATATAATGAAATCAAAAAGGTTTAGAGGTATATTTACCCGTTTTCACACGCTTTATCCAAATCCTGAAAAGGGAACAGAAATCGTCGAGTATTACCTATTCGACCCGAAGGAAGAACCAGTCGGCATTTTGTTCATACTCCATGGCCTCGGTACAAGTAATATACCGTTTTTGCTATGGATGGCAACCCACTTAGCAAATGCCAACGTGCGTGTGGTCATGCCAATTTTACCGGGTAATTTTACGCGTGTAGCTCACGGTTCAGTTAGCGGAAAGGATTTCTTTGATACGGATGTAGAGAAAGCAACAAAATTCTGGGAACAGTCTGTTGTAGATGTGCTTACCATAGTTGATCACGTTAAAGACCAAGGACTTTGGATAGACAATTCACACCTTTTCGGCTTCTGTCTCGGTGGGATGGTTTCCGTCATGATCAACGCATTTAGGAACGATTTTAAACGAACCATACTTATGACCGTTGGTGGAGAAATGGCAACATTAATGTGGCATTCACCAACCTTGGCGTATTTTAGAAGAAGTGTCGAGAAGCTTAAAGCAGGGGGTAAGATAAAACATTTTATCGATGATCAGAAAAAGTTTAAGGAAATATTTGCCCAACAACTCGCAGAGCTGGAAAAATTTAGAAGTGTTGAAGAAATGCAGAATAGTGACATACATCCATATCTCAAACTTGACCCTATCGCTTACGCTCAGTTTGTGGATAAGAGCAAAATAGTATTCGTTGAAGCGTTATTCGATAAAGCACTTCCGTTGAGAAGTAGAAAGTTGTTGTGGGAAGCACTTGGTAGACCAAGAAGGTATATAATCCCGAGTGGCCACGTCACTTGGTTGCCCTTTGGATTCATTGTCGCAAGATTCATATTGCAGAACATGGGCATAAGGGAATTCAAAAAGCAGATGGAACTGCTGAAGAAAATTGAATTGGAAGAGAAAAAATAA
- the pepV gene encoding dipeptidase PepV gives MGVNEKINELVDKYFDDILKALERVIAIPSVMGEPKEGMPFGEGPAKALNETLNIAKELGFEAVNVDNYAGHVEYGQGGKLYAVLGHLDVVPEGDRSRWTDDPFKMVIREGKMYGRGVSDDKGPSIGALFALKIASELVEKPKNRVRIILGTNEENGSQCLKYYFTKEPYPDAAVTPDGDFPLVFAEKGIVTYSIKRQISGEYSTKVLELKAGTAANVVPEECIAVLETDKVKEIQYLVSNYKGMCKYECTVDGNKITIKSFGKSAHGAHPEAGINAAAGMLEILSRIDFGPNSEVFQTLYERLGKDYYGIGLGISGQDDVSRKLTCNLGILKLENGIVEAVINIRHPIFYNVDMLTLQIKEAMKGFEVERKSYSKPLYVSKDSDLVQQLLRIYREETGDTTEPLAIGGGTYARSVPYGVAYGAVFPGEDTHMHQPDESWSLESFKKYIKIYTKLIYEWLINE, from the coding sequence ATGGGAGTAAACGAAAAAATCAACGAACTTGTTGATAAGTACTTTGATGACATTTTGAAAGCTCTTGAAAGGGTTATTGCTATTCCGTCTGTGATGGGGGAGCCAAAAGAAGGCATGCCATTTGGCGAAGGACCTGCAAAGGCACTGAACGAAACGTTGAATATAGCGAAAGAGCTCGGTTTTGAAGCAGTAAATGTTGATAATTACGCAGGGCACGTCGAATATGGTCAAGGTGGAAAACTTTACGCAGTGCTTGGGCATCTGGACGTTGTTCCGGAAGGTGACAGAAGTAGATGGACTGATGATCCATTTAAAATGGTTATTAGAGAAGGAAAGATGTACGGAAGAGGCGTTTCGGATGACAAAGGACCAAGCATTGGAGCACTGTTTGCACTTAAGATCGCTTCTGAGTTGGTTGAAAAACCGAAAAATAGGGTAAGGATTATCCTTGGAACAAATGAAGAGAACGGTTCACAATGTTTGAAGTATTATTTTACAAAAGAGCCATATCCTGATGCAGCGGTAACTCCTGATGGCGATTTTCCACTTGTTTTCGCTGAGAAAGGTATAGTGACTTATTCTATAAAAAGACAAATTTCCGGAGAATACAGCACGAAAGTTTTGGAGCTCAAAGCTGGCACTGCAGCAAACGTTGTCCCAGAAGAATGTATTGCAGTTTTAGAAACTGACAAAGTTAAGGAAATACAATATCTCGTTTCAAATTACAAAGGTATGTGCAAATACGAATGTACAGTTGACGGAAACAAGATAACAATAAAGTCCTTTGGAAAATCTGCTCACGGTGCACATCCAGAAGCTGGCATCAACGCAGCAGCTGGTATGTTGGAAATCCTTTCAAGAATAGACTTTGGACCGAACAGTGAAGTATTCCAAACACTTTACGAGCGCCTTGGTAAAGACTACTATGGCATAGGCCTTGGTATTTCTGGTCAGGACGATGTGAGCAGGAAGTTAACTTGCAACCTTGGGATTTTAAAACTTGAAAATGGTATAGTGGAAGCTGTTATAAACATTCGCCATCCGATATTCTACAACGTTGACATGCTAACACTTCAAATTAAAGAAGCAATGAAAGGATTTGAAGTGGAAAGAAAAAGTTACAGTAAGCCGTTGTACGTATCAAAAGACAGTGATCTTGTACAGCAACTGCTGAGGATTTATAGGGAAGAGACAGGAGATACCACGGAACCATTAGCGATAGGCGGAGGAACGTATGCAAGGAGTGTACCGTACGGAGTAGCTTACGGCGCCGTGTTTCCAGGAGAGGACACACATATGCACCAACCAGATGAATCCTGGTCGTTAGAATCGTTCAAAAAGTACATCAAAATCTACACGAAACTTATATACGAATGGCTAATTAACGAATAA
- a CDS encoding LacI family DNA-binding transcriptional regulator yields the protein MVKKKDFVTIKDVAKISGYSINTVSRALGNRGYVKRETKEKILKVASELGYMRNCAASALRTKRSHIVGVVVVDNTNPFYAEVIKGVELEAKKYGYTIILINTDRSYENEEKAIEILLQRRVEGLIITAVQTKNDDLKRLVDEKIPNVIIGSKFDELVTNYVCSDDEKGGYLAAKHLLENNHKKLLLVNAEKYKYASKMRELGVRKAISEINVSAKLEVIYSKDGFDNGYDTFVKFIEKNKTKFEYDGIICYNDVYAFAVMKALKERGIRIPDDVSIVGFDDIYFSSIVEPSLTTVRTDKPKLGAEAFRILMNNIESGSVTELTLPVELVVRNSTIKR from the coding sequence ATGGTCAAGAAGAAGGACTTCGTCACAATTAAGGACGTTGCCAAGATTTCAGGCTATTCAATTAATACTGTCTCTCGAGCTCTTGGTAATCGAGGGTATGTCAAGCGAGAGACGAAAGAAAAGATTCTGAAAGTCGCATCAGAACTTGGGTATATGCGAAATTGTGCTGCAAGTGCTTTGAGGACGAAAAGGTCGCACATCGTTGGTGTTGTTGTTGTCGACAACACCAATCCTTTTTATGCGGAAGTGATAAAAGGTGTTGAACTTGAAGCAAAGAAATATGGCTATACAATAATACTCATCAATACGGATAGAAGTTATGAAAACGAAGAAAAAGCAATAGAAATACTCCTGCAGAGAAGGGTTGAAGGGTTAATAATAACGGCAGTTCAGACAAAAAATGATGATCTGAAAAGACTTGTTGATGAGAAAATTCCAAATGTTATCATCGGTAGTAAATTTGACGAACTGGTGACAAACTACGTGTGCAGTGATGATGAAAAGGGAGGGTATCTGGCCGCAAAACATTTGCTTGAAAATAACCACAAAAAGTTACTACTTGTGAACGCCGAGAAGTATAAGTACGCATCCAAAATGAGAGAACTTGGGGTAAGAAAGGCTATTTCTGAAATAAATGTTAGCGCAAAGCTTGAAGTAATATATTCGAAAGATGGTTTCGACAACGGATATGATACTTTCGTTAAGTTTATCGAGAAGAATAAAACGAAGTTTGAATATGATGGTATAATTTGCTACAATGATGTCTATGCCTTTGCTGTTATGAAAGCATTGAAAGAAAGAGGTATCAGAATTCCAGACGATGTGTCAATAGTCGGATTTGATGACATATATTTTTCCTCGATAGTAGAGCCATCTTTAACTACAGTGAGAACGGACAAACCGAAACTGGGTGCGGAGGCTTTTAGGATATTGATGAATAACATTGAAAGTGGCTCTGTGACTGAATTAACGTTGCCAGTTGAATTAGTAGTGAGAAATTCAACTATCAAGAGATAA
- a CDS encoding RpiB/LacA/LacB family sugar-phosphate isomerase, which produces MSEKRLVIGSDKSGFTLKEAVKKHLEEKGYYVEDVGTLDLENWFPYYVVAPRVAKKIQSGEFERGILICGTGAGMSIVANKFKGIYAVAVEGSYTGKMAKVVNNANVLTMGGWVIAPEQACDIVDKWLESSFTEGFPEWRREFLNNAYKEVQKIEEENFK; this is translated from the coding sequence ATGTCTGAAAAAAGGCTTGTGATTGGCTCAGATAAATCTGGATTCACACTCAAAGAAGCGGTTAAAAAGCATTTAGAAGAGAAAGGATATTACGTAGAAGATGTGGGCACACTCGATTTAGAAAACTGGTTTCCTTACTACGTTGTCGCTCCAAGAGTTGCTAAGAAGATACAGTCAGGCGAATTTGAAAGAGGGATACTTATCTGCGGGACAGGTGCAGGAATGTCTATAGTTGCTAACAAATTCAAAGGCATATACGCAGTAGCGGTAGAAGGGAGTTACACAGGCAAGATGGCAAAAGTTGTGAATAACGCAAATGTCTTGACAATGGGTGGATGGGTTATTGCACCAGAGCAAGCTTGTGATATAGTTGATAAATGGCTTGAATCGTCTTTTACCGAAGGATTCCCGGAATGGAGACGGGAGTTCCTCAATAACGCATACAAAGAAGTTCAAAAGATTGAGGAGGAGAATTTTAAATAA